One Micromonospora eburnea genomic region harbors:
- a CDS encoding PadR family transcriptional regulator — protein sequence MAALRRGMLEPLVLASLEAAQRYPAEVVVVLRGAGFPVQEGTLYPLLAKLRREELVSHEWRESPTGPPRKYFNLTSAGEEQLAAFREYWTALTQMIERIGRQP from the coding sequence ATGGCGGCGCTCAGGAGAGGGATGCTTGAGCCGCTCGTGTTGGCCTCCCTGGAAGCCGCGCAGCGGTACCCCGCCGAGGTTGTCGTTGTGCTGAGGGGCGCAGGCTTTCCTGTTCAGGAGGGCACCCTCTATCCGCTCCTGGCAAAGCTGCGCCGCGAAGAGCTGGTGAGCCACGAATGGAGAGAGTCACCGACGGGACCGCCACGCAAGTACTTCAACCTCACGAGCGCCGGGGAAGAGCAGCTAGCCGCGTTCAGGGAGTACTGGACCGCTCTGACCCAAATGATCGAACGGATAGGACGACAGCCATGA
- a CDS encoding serine hydrolase domain-containing protein yields MSVAVSTDPARIGFDPARLERIDEHFGRYVDDGRLAGWQIVVTRRGEIAHSSTYGLRDREAGAPVEPDTLWRIYSMTKPITSVAAMMLWEEGRFELNDPISRWLPEFADVGVYDKGSVLKPYTVPAVEPIRVWHLLTHTAGLTYGFAQSTVVDGLYRAAGFDLSAPPGMDLAAASAALARLPLLFQPGTSWNYGVSTDVLGRLVEVVSGQRLDEFFAERILRPLGMTDTRWWVDEPDAKRLAALYAPHPSTGQTLRQDGIGHAALAEPGWFSGGGGLISTAADYHRFTQFLLRGGELDGVRLLAPRTVRFMTRNHLPGGRDLASFEPQGSAETVLDGIGFGLGFAVVLDPVPARVPSSVGEYYWGGLASTAFWVDPVEEVTALLFTQLMPSSTYPLRSQLRQLVYSALID; encoded by the coding sequence GTGAGCGTCGCAGTGAGCACCGACCCGGCCCGTATCGGTTTCGACCCCGCCCGACTGGAGCGGATCGACGAGCACTTCGGCAGGTATGTCGACGACGGCCGGCTCGCCGGCTGGCAGATCGTGGTGACCCGCCGGGGCGAGATCGCCCACTCCTCGACCTACGGGCTGCGCGACCGGGAGGCCGGTGCGCCGGTCGAGCCGGACACCCTGTGGCGCATCTACTCGATGACCAAGCCGATCACCTCCGTCGCGGCGATGATGCTGTGGGAGGAGGGCCGGTTCGAGCTGAACGATCCGATCAGCCGCTGGCTGCCGGAGTTCGCCGACGTCGGCGTCTATGACAAGGGCTCGGTGCTCAAGCCGTACACGGTGCCGGCGGTCGAGCCGATCCGGGTCTGGCACCTGCTCACCCACACCGCCGGCCTGACGTACGGCTTCGCGCAGAGCACCGTGGTCGACGGCCTGTACCGGGCTGCGGGCTTCGACCTGAGCGCGCCGCCCGGCATGGATCTGGCGGCGGCCTCCGCCGCTCTGGCCCGGTTGCCGCTGCTCTTCCAGCCGGGCACGAGCTGGAACTACGGCGTCTCCACCGACGTGCTGGGCCGGCTGGTCGAGGTGGTCTCCGGGCAGCGCCTGGACGAGTTCTTCGCCGAGCGGATCCTGCGGCCCCTGGGCATGACCGACACCCGCTGGTGGGTCGACGAGCCAGACGCCAAGCGGCTGGCCGCGCTCTACGCACCGCATCCGAGTACCGGGCAGACGCTGCGCCAGGACGGCATCGGCCACGCCGCGCTGGCCGAGCCGGGCTGGTTCTCCGGCGGTGGCGGGCTGATCTCCACGGCCGCCGACTACCACCGGTTCACCCAGTTCCTGCTGCGCGGCGGCGAGCTGGACGGCGTACGCCTGCTGGCGCCCCGCACGGTGCGCTTCATGACCCGCAACCACCTGCCCGGCGGGCGGGACCTGGCCTCGTTCGAGCCGCAGGGCTCCGCCGAGACGGTGCTCGACGGTATCGGCTTCGGCCTCGGCTTCGCGGTGGTGCTGGACCCGGTGCCGGCCCGGGTGCCGAGCAGCGTCGGCGAGTACTACTGGGGCGGGCTGGCCAGCACCGCGTTCTGGGTGGACCCGGTGGAGGAGGTCACCGCGCTGCTGTTCACCCAGCTCATGCCGTCCAGCACGTACCCGCTGCGCTCGCAGCTGCGCCAGCTGGTCTATTCCGCGCTGATCGACTGA
- the dacB gene encoding D-alanyl-D-alanine carboxypeptidase/D-alanyl-D-alanine endopeptidase, with amino-acid sequence MHRRRFPQALAVLALVATAATAGAPTATADSPSPAQVRLAATIDAVLADSRLDGAQAGVVVVDTATGQTLYDRNGDRRLIPASNTKLLTSTAAMQLLGPGHRFTTDVASDGVRRGGVLSGDLYLRGGGDPTLLARDYDRLAAQVAAEGVRVVTGNLVADDTRYDRTRLGPDWTWDDESYYYAAQVSALTVAPDTDYDAGTVIVQATPAARAGVPPAVTMTPPNGWLRVDNRAETVATGQTTLSFEREHGGNTIVVTGQIAVAEEPTSEWMTVWEPTGYAADIFRSALRRHGVRVLGRTVLGRATPGDAATIARHDSMPLAELMVPFLKLSNNGHAEVLTKELGRVLSGSGTWSAGLAAIGNYAGGSGVDTGTLRQRDGSGLSRRNLVPPAQFVSLLVAARAEPWFDTWYAALPLAGNAERFVGGTLRSRMRDTPAANNVHAKTGSLTGASSLSGYVTDADGHLLAFSIVLNNYLTSSVKGLEDQIAIALASYTEKGATTTRLTVPAAPESLRVPEGLECSWVKPIVC; translated from the coding sequence ATGCATCGTCGTCGTTTTCCGCAGGCACTCGCGGTGCTGGCCCTGGTCGCCACCGCGGCCACCGCCGGCGCCCCCACCGCCACCGCCGATTCACCCAGCCCCGCGCAGGTCCGGCTGGCCGCCACCATCGACGCGGTCCTCGCCGACTCCCGGCTCGACGGCGCGCAGGCGGGCGTGGTCGTGGTGGACACCGCCACCGGGCAGACCCTCTACGACCGCAACGGGGACCGGCGGCTGATCCCCGCCTCCAACACCAAGCTGCTCACCTCCACGGCGGCGATGCAACTGCTCGGGCCGGGACACCGCTTCACCACCGACGTGGCCAGCGACGGCGTACGCCGGGGCGGAGTGCTCTCCGGGGACCTGTACCTGCGCGGCGGCGGCGACCCGACCCTGCTGGCCCGGGACTACGACCGGCTGGCCGCGCAGGTCGCGGCCGAGGGCGTACGGGTGGTGACCGGCAACCTGGTCGCCGACGACACCCGCTACGACCGGACCCGGCTGGGCCCGGACTGGACCTGGGACGACGAGTCCTACTACTACGCCGCGCAGGTTTCCGCGCTGACCGTCGCCCCGGACACCGACTACGACGCCGGCACCGTGATCGTGCAGGCCACCCCGGCCGCCAGGGCCGGCGTGCCACCGGCGGTCACGATGACCCCGCCCAACGGCTGGCTGCGCGTCGACAACCGGGCCGAGACGGTCGCCACCGGCCAGACCACCCTCTCGTTCGAACGCGAACACGGCGGCAACACCATCGTGGTGACCGGGCAGATCGCCGTCGCCGAGGAGCCGACCAGCGAATGGATGACGGTCTGGGAGCCGACCGGGTACGCCGCCGACATCTTCCGGTCGGCCCTGCGCCGGCACGGGGTACGCGTCCTCGGCCGGACCGTGCTCGGCCGGGCCACCCCGGGCGACGCGGCGACCATCGCCCGGCACGACTCGATGCCGCTGGCCGAGCTGATGGTGCCGTTCCTCAAGCTCTCCAACAACGGCCACGCGGAGGTGCTGACCAAGGAGCTGGGGCGGGTCCTCTCCGGCTCCGGCACCTGGTCGGCCGGGCTCGCCGCGATCGGCAACTACGCCGGCGGCTCCGGCGTGGACACCGGTACGCTGCGCCAGCGCGACGGCTCCGGCCTGTCCCGGCGCAACCTGGTCCCGCCGGCCCAGTTCGTGTCGCTGCTCGTGGCGGCCCGCGCCGAGCCGTGGTTCGACACCTGGTACGCGGCCCTGCCGCTGGCCGGCAACGCCGAACGTTTCGTGGGCGGGACGCTGCGCAGCCGGATGCGTGACACACCCGCGGCGAACAACGTGCACGCCAAGACCGGCAGCCTGACCGGCGCGTCCAGCCTCTCCGGCTACGTCACCGACGCCGACGGCCACCTGCTGGCCTTCTCCATCGTGCTGAACAACTACCTGACCTCGTCGGTCAAGGGGCTGGAGGACCAGATCGCGATCGCGCTGGCGTCGTACACCGAGAAGGGGGCGACCACGACGCGGCTGACGGTGCCGGCGGCGCCGGAAAGCCTCCGGGTGCCCGAGGGACTGGAGTGCTCCTGGGTGAAGCCCATCGTGTGCTGA
- a CDS encoding pentapeptide repeat-containing protein has protein sequence MSQLTEDVTYRDEDWYAEELVERHFVRCSFFHVDLTEAVSQGAVFTECVFGNVALNASRHTDSAFTRCTFKRCNLFEAEFTGCKLVGSSFEQCDLRPLRVSGGDWSFVAMPRADLRGVRLADVRMREVDLTGADLTGATVTGVDLSGAQLHAAKLLRADLRGSDLTALDPTTVERAGAVIDAGQAIVLAQALGFEIR, from the coding sequence ATGTCGCAGCTCACCGAGGACGTCACCTACCGTGACGAGGACTGGTACGCCGAGGAACTCGTCGAGCGGCACTTCGTCCGCTGCTCCTTCTTCCACGTCGACCTCACCGAGGCGGTCAGTCAGGGGGCGGTCTTCACCGAGTGCGTCTTCGGCAACGTCGCCCTCAACGCCTCCCGGCACACCGACTCGGCCTTCACCCGCTGCACCTTCAAGCGGTGCAACCTCTTCGAGGCCGAGTTCACCGGCTGCAAGCTGGTCGGCAGCAGCTTCGAGCAGTGCGACCTGCGCCCGTTGCGGGTCAGCGGTGGCGACTGGTCCTTCGTCGCCATGCCCCGGGCCGACCTGCGCGGGGTGCGCCTCGCCGACGTACGCATGCGCGAGGTCGACCTCACCGGCGCGGACCTGACCGGCGCCACCGTCACCGGGGTCGACCTCTCCGGCGCGCAGTTGCACGCCGCCAAGCTGCTCCGCGCCGACCTGCGCGGCAGCGACCTGACCGCGCTGGACCCGACGACGGTCGAGCGGGCCGGGGCGGTCATCGACGCCGGCCAGGCGATCGTGCTGGCCCAGGCGCTGGGCTTCGAGATCCGCTGA
- a CDS encoding M14 family zinc carboxypeptidase: MLALLALPLALAVSAPGLANPTSDSAVAPDRSSSGDQNGVGLMRIVVADKSGIDRLNELGVDLAEYVKPVDNGIEVHAILSPEESQALRDQGFDVQDAISDQSDYAENVAERSAAVRAVQSLAASTDTLTVLRSEWFTSLDDQLFLNVEVKSSAGADSTTVLTVSWDRGAGTEIGSGGTTTLSRFTDAGQYMYHRFSNPLAIDVAPSRATITSNKGGSVTVDVGRWLGSPRKVTGDHPYVSDFVDHYMDPTEVTARFTSLAAEFPKLTQLIDLPYKTNGYRRQAQAQFGTATASILYVTSKAYGSEGGNDITMSLVNPGAANAPLTVGVSGKAVTVNLATNGSGAVTSTAAQVVAAVNGHADAAKLLTASTYRGNAGTGVVAATGVTQLTDNLKAPASVSRDPFQMKVLRIGKHRDGSKVGVFLYCQEHAREWVTPLVCVESAERLLRNYAQDPNTRKIVDDLDIFILPVVNPDGAHYSMYDYNMQRKNMTNYCPAASADPANRNAWGVDVNRNFSVGSVFDGYNGASATSCTSETFAGPSELSEPEARNEVWLVDNFPNIKLSMNTHSYGGYFMWPPGAYKTAGREVLPRVDQGTEAFFWTSSDYILSRVQEYRGTAIWPGRTGPVTDVLYSAAGNSADEHWYNRGIIGWDFEVGADVYNPATKRFTAVGFQPPFAEGHEEAMEFANGNIGILEVARAYATDKIQPKSTVKIVKQEPGETTFTFSVSEPANVYYTLDGSRPTFDSPKLALAGMREGVQNITVKSNTTVNWFSVDIAGNVESNYKPDGNGKNHNKQTVSVK, encoded by the coding sequence TTGCTGGCCCTGCTGGCGCTGCCGCTGGCGCTCGCCGTCAGCGCACCCGGCCTCGCGAACCCGACGTCGGACAGCGCGGTGGCCCCCGACAGGTCGTCGAGCGGCGATCAGAACGGCGTCGGGCTGATGCGTATCGTGGTCGCCGACAAGTCGGGCATCGACCGGCTCAACGAGCTGGGCGTCGACCTCGCCGAGTACGTCAAGCCGGTCGACAACGGCATCGAGGTGCACGCGATCCTCAGCCCGGAGGAGAGCCAGGCGCTGCGGGACCAGGGCTTCGACGTGCAGGACGCGATCTCCGACCAGAGCGACTACGCGGAGAACGTGGCCGAGCGGTCCGCCGCGGTCCGGGCCGTGCAGTCCCTGGCCGCCAGCACCGACACCCTGACGGTGCTGCGGTCCGAGTGGTTCACCAGCCTCGACGACCAGCTCTTCCTCAACGTCGAGGTGAAGTCGAGCGCCGGCGCCGACTCGACCACGGTGCTCACGGTGAGCTGGGACCGCGGGGCGGGCACCGAGATCGGCTCCGGCGGCACCACCACCCTGTCCCGGTTCACCGACGCCGGCCAGTACATGTACCACCGGTTCAGCAACCCGCTGGCCATCGACGTCGCGCCGTCCAGGGCCACCATCACCAGCAACAAGGGTGGCTCGGTCACGGTCGACGTGGGCAGGTGGCTGGGTAGCCCGCGCAAGGTCACCGGCGACCACCCGTACGTGTCGGACTTCGTCGACCACTACATGGACCCGACCGAGGTCACCGCCCGGTTCACCTCGCTGGCCGCGGAGTTCCCGAAGCTCACCCAGCTGATCGACCTGCCGTACAAGACGAACGGCTACCGGCGCCAGGCGCAGGCGCAGTTCGGCACCGCCACGGCGAGCATCCTCTACGTCACCTCGAAGGCGTACGGCTCCGAGGGCGGCAACGACATCACCATGTCGCTGGTCAACCCGGGCGCGGCCAACGCCCCGCTGACCGTCGGCGTCTCCGGCAAGGCCGTCACGGTGAACCTGGCGACCAACGGTTCCGGCGCGGTCACCAGCACCGCGGCGCAGGTCGTCGCCGCGGTCAACGGCCACGCCGACGCCGCCAAGCTGCTCACGGCCAGCACCTACCGGGGCAACGCCGGCACCGGCGTGGTGGCCGCGACCGGCGTCACCCAGCTGACCGACAACCTGAAGGCGCCGGCGAGCGTGTCCCGCGACCCGTTCCAGATGAAGGTGCTGCGGATCGGCAAGCACCGGGACGGCTCGAAGGTCGGCGTCTTCCTCTACTGCCAGGAGCACGCCCGGGAGTGGGTGACCCCGCTGGTCTGCGTGGAGTCGGCCGAGCGGCTGCTGCGCAACTACGCGCAGGACCCGAACACCCGCAAGATCGTCGATGACCTGGACATCTTCATCCTGCCGGTGGTCAACCCGGACGGCGCGCACTACAGCATGTACGACTACAACATGCAGCGGAAGAACATGACCAACTACTGCCCGGCGGCGTCGGCGGACCCGGCCAACCGCAACGCCTGGGGCGTGGACGTCAACCGCAACTTCTCGGTCGGCTCCGTCTTCGACGGCTACAACGGGGCATCGGCGACCAGCTGCACGAGTGAGACCTTCGCCGGCCCGAGCGAGCTGTCCGAGCCGGAGGCGCGCAACGAGGTCTGGCTGGTCGACAACTTCCCGAACATCAAGCTCTCGATGAACACCCACTCCTACGGCGGCTACTTCATGTGGCCGCCGGGGGCGTACAAGACCGCCGGGCGGGAGGTGCTGCCGCGGGTGGACCAGGGCACCGAGGCCTTCTTCTGGACCTCCTCCGACTACATCCTCTCCCGGGTGCAGGAATACCGGGGCACCGCGATCTGGCCGGGCCGTACCGGGCCGGTGACCGACGTGCTCTACTCGGCGGCCGGCAACAGCGCGGACGAGCACTGGTACAACCGGGGCATCATCGGCTGGGACTTCGAGGTCGGCGCGGACGTCTACAACCCGGCGACCAAGCGGTTCACCGCGGTCGGTTTCCAGCCGCCGTTCGCCGAGGGCCACGAGGAGGCGATGGAGTTCGCCAACGGCAACATCGGCATCCTTGAGGTCGCCCGGGCGTACGCGACCGACAAGATCCAGCCGAAGAGCACGGTGAAGATCGTCAAGCAGGAGCCGGGCGAAACCACCTTCACCTTCAGTGTCAGTGAGCCGGCGAACGTGTACTACACGCTCGACGGCAGCCGGCCGACGTTCGACTCGCCCAAGCTGGCCCTCGCCGGCATGCGGGAGGGTGTCCAGAACATCACGGTGAAGAGCAACACGACCGTCAACTGGTTCTCCGTGGACATCGCCGGCAACGTGGAGAGCAACTACAAGCCGGACGGCAACGGCAAGAACCACAACAAGCAGACCGTATCTGTCAAATAG
- a CDS encoding PepSY domain-containing protein — translation MRRTSLVLAVAGGAAVLAVAGAALGVTTADRPAPGTALSAVTAGPTGDDNPKPDDDPTPGGATPSAAAGTAGGAVSRTRAGEIALARAGGGRIVEIEAETEHGRPVWSVKVVDGGIRHEVKVDRGNGAVVEAERERTDDHGGARTRTDDHGRVHGGSDDRYDDHGGTRGRSDDTHDDDHGGSDD, via the coding sequence ATGCGACGAACTTCCCTGGTCCTGGCGGTGGCCGGCGGGGCCGCGGTGCTTGCGGTGGCCGGTGCGGCGCTCGGCGTGACCACGGCCGACCGGCCGGCTCCCGGCACCGCGCTCAGCGCGGTGACGGCCGGCCCGACGGGCGACGACAATCCGAAGCCGGACGACGACCCGACCCCCGGCGGTGCCACGCCGAGCGCCGCCGCCGGGACCGCTGGCGGCGCGGTCAGCCGGACGCGGGCCGGCGAGATCGCGCTCGCCCGTGCCGGTGGCGGCCGCATCGTGGAGATCGAGGCCGAGACGGAGCACGGCCGTCCGGTGTGGAGTGTCAAGGTGGTCGACGGCGGTATCCGGCACGAGGTCAAGGTCGACCGGGGCAACGGTGCCGTGGTGGAGGCCGAACGGGAGCGGACCGACGACCACGGCGGCGCACGGACCCGGACCGACGACCACGGCAGGGTCCACGGCGGCTCCGACGACCGGTACGACGACCACGGGGGCACCCGCGGCCGCAGCGACGACACCCACGACGACGACCACGGCGGCTCCGACGACTGA
- a CDS encoding abortive infection family protein, translated as MQQLLSTQTIVAVADLATGAVNTMDVASAARAVGLRFVPDRRNTQEQIPSLRAAGAAYNTIVAADLTDPENVARVLRFASRIAELHEAGAGAHRDMVVRLRNCLHDDGYALDAPGDPLAAIAGLAATATAALADAAAIRQELTRLERALPDDTGALIGRAKNLIEATAKAVLALRGEPVSDKDEVPALVAKASQALGVHVTQAAGPQLDQVKRILSRLHPLTQNVAELRNKVGDGHGMTGVPAVDAAVGRLAARSAIAWCAFMLEVAMSGRGAGR; from the coding sequence GTGCAGCAGCTCCTGTCAACGCAGACCATCGTCGCGGTAGCCGATCTCGCCACAGGGGCCGTGAACACGATGGATGTCGCCTCCGCCGCTAGGGCCGTCGGCCTGCGGTTCGTGCCCGACCGGCGCAACACGCAAGAGCAAATCCCCTCACTGCGCGCTGCCGGAGCTGCCTACAACACGATCGTCGCCGCGGACTTGACGGACCCGGAGAACGTGGCGCGGGTGCTGCGTTTCGCCTCCCGGATCGCCGAACTGCACGAGGCGGGGGCAGGGGCACACCGCGACATGGTGGTCCGGCTGCGGAACTGCTTGCACGACGACGGGTATGCCCTCGACGCCCCCGGTGACCCGCTCGCGGCGATCGCCGGCCTAGCGGCCACCGCCACCGCCGCGCTCGCCGACGCCGCGGCGATCCGTCAGGAACTGACGCGGCTGGAACGCGCCCTGCCCGACGACACGGGCGCGCTGATCGGCCGGGCGAAGAACCTGATCGAGGCCACCGCCAAGGCGGTGCTCGCGCTGCGCGGGGAACCGGTAAGCGACAAGGACGAGGTGCCCGCGCTGGTGGCGAAGGCCAGCCAGGCCCTCGGGGTGCACGTCACCCAGGCCGCTGGCCCGCAGCTGGACCAGGTGAAGCGCATCCTCAGCCGTCTCCACCCGCTCACTCAAAACGTGGCCGAGCTGCGGAACAAGGTCGGTGACGGGCACGGCATGACCGGCGTGCCGGCGGTCGACGCTGCGGTCGGCCGGTTGGCGGCCCGTTCAGCGATCGCCTGGTGCGCGTTCATGCTGGAGGTCGCGATGAGCGGGCGCGGCGCCGGGCGCTGA
- a CDS encoding iron-sulfur cluster biosynthesis family protein, producing MLTMTDNAVLVIRDLTEQQDVADGGGLRIAADTEAGSLSIELVPQPVQGDQVVDNQGARIFLDADAAQLLNDTSVDAVVDEEGIVQFGFTSKE from the coding sequence ATGCTGACCATGACCGACAACGCCGTCCTGGTGATCCGCGACCTGACCGAGCAGCAGGACGTCGCCGACGGTGGCGGGCTGCGTATCGCCGCCGACACCGAGGCCGGTTCGCTCTCCATCGAGCTGGTGCCGCAGCCGGTGCAGGGCGACCAGGTGGTCGACAACCAGGGGGCCCGGATCTTCCTCGACGCCGACGCCGCCCAACTGCTCAACGACACCTCCGTCGACGCGGTGGTCGACGAGGAGGGGATCGTGCAGTTCGGCTTCACCTCGAAGGAGTGA
- a CDS encoding PspC domain-containing protein has protein sequence MRLAGHAQLFTLTDDAHSDLVSYLSRSRAALENEPDGDETLRDVEAALGDQLAPLCEGGSVVDAVQMQNLLDRTGSIESSRTMQNGSAPQRLPSWVRVTEGKWLAGVCLGVAARANLDPAWVRGVAAVAVFLVAGILAPLGEGIPMLLFLAAAALGYIVLIVALPPVRSVAEYRRLHRLGRNYP, from the coding sequence ATGAGACTTGCTGGGCACGCTCAGCTGTTCACGCTCACTGATGATGCGCATTCTGACCTGGTCTCGTACCTCTCGCGCTCCCGTGCTGCGCTGGAGAACGAACCTGATGGTGACGAAACCCTGCGGGACGTCGAGGCGGCCCTTGGTGACCAGCTTGCGCCGCTGTGCGAAGGCGGTTCGGTTGTGGACGCCGTGCAGATGCAGAACCTTCTCGATCGCACGGGGTCCATCGAGTCGAGCCGTACGATGCAGAATGGGAGTGCCCCGCAGCGCCTGCCGTCCTGGGTTCGTGTCACCGAGGGCAAGTGGCTGGCGGGGGTGTGCCTCGGGGTGGCAGCGCGTGCGAACCTCGATCCTGCGTGGGTTCGAGGTGTTGCGGCGGTCGCCGTGTTCCTCGTTGCAGGCATCCTGGCTCCACTCGGAGAGGGCATCCCCATGCTCTTGTTTCTGGCCGCAGCTGCGCTCGGCTACATCGTCCTCATCGTGGCGCTGCCACCGGTTCGCTCCGTCGCTGAGTATCGACGCCTCCACCGCCTGGGCCGCAACTACCCGTAG
- a CDS encoding response regulator transcription factor — translation MARLLLIEDDLTIRTPLIRALRERGHAVAAASTAMTGLRDALDDRPDLVVLDLGLPDLDGREVLRMLRAVSSVPIVVATARDDEAEIVRMLDAGADDYLVKPFTAAQLDARVRAVLRRSAGDASTGDPTLVVGGLRIDPRSRQVRLDGVPVELTPREFDLLHHLAGRPGQVVTKRELLTEVWRIPYGGADKTVDVHLSWLRRKLGESAQEPRYLHTVRGVGVRLEAPGAAR, via the coding sequence GTGGCGCGGCTGCTGCTCATCGAGGACGACCTGACGATCCGTACCCCGTTGATCCGGGCCCTGCGGGAGCGCGGCCACGCGGTCGCCGCGGCCTCCACCGCGATGACAGGGTTGCGCGACGCCCTCGACGACCGGCCCGACCTCGTCGTGCTCGACCTGGGACTGCCCGATCTGGACGGTCGGGAGGTGCTGCGGATGCTGCGCGCGGTCAGCTCGGTGCCGATCGTCGTGGCCACCGCGCGGGATGACGAGGCCGAGATCGTCCGGATGCTCGACGCCGGGGCCGACGACTACCTGGTGAAACCGTTCACGGCCGCGCAACTGGACGCCCGGGTCCGGGCCGTGCTGCGCCGGTCGGCCGGGGACGCCTCGACCGGGGACCCCACGCTCGTGGTCGGCGGCCTGCGGATCGACCCGCGCTCCCGGCAGGTGCGCCTGGACGGGGTCCCGGTCGAGCTGACCCCGCGCGAGTTCGACCTGCTGCACCACCTCGCCGGGCGGCCGGGGCAGGTGGTCACCAAGCGGGAGCTGCTCACCGAGGTCTGGCGGATCCCGTACGGCGGCGCCGACAAGACCGTCGACGTGCACCTGTCCTGGCTGCGGCGCAAGCTGGGCGAGAGCGCCCAGGAACCGCGCTACCTGCACACCGTACGGGGTGTGGGGGTGCGGCTGGAGGCGCCGGGAGCCGCCCGGTGA
- a CDS encoding sensor histidine kinase, with product MRGRLALLAAAVSVLVLTAFLVPLALLVRTVAADRATVRATADAQSLVPLVGTADPATVRLTVEQLAADSGRPVSVFLPDGTVLGASVPRTPAVALAARGQSLTAESADGREVVIAVQGRPDGTAVIRTVVPRSQLTAGVARAWLVLALLGVLLVLVGLVVADRLARTLVRPITELSAVSHRLANAELDARVTPAGPAELREVAGALNHLAGRIQVLLREEREQVADLSHRLRTPLTALRLEAESLRDPDDAARLTTAVDGLERAVTGLIQQARWRSSTRDGRAGCDAAAVVGERVAFWSVLAEDTGRRVALDLAPGPLPVGVTDDELAAAVDALLGNVFAHTPDGTPFTVRLTHEAGQVALTVADSGPGMPAGAVRRGASRTGSTGLGLDIADRAARASGGRLELRGGSDGGAVVLLRLGPPRP from the coding sequence GTGAGGGGCCGGCTGGCGTTGCTCGCCGCCGCGGTCAGCGTGCTCGTCCTGACCGCCTTCCTGGTGCCGTTGGCGCTGCTGGTCCGCACCGTCGCCGCGGACCGGGCGACCGTACGGGCCACCGCTGACGCGCAGAGCCTGGTGCCGTTGGTCGGCACGGCCGACCCGGCCACCGTCCGGCTGACCGTCGAGCAGCTCGCCGCGGACTCGGGCCGGCCGGTCAGCGTGTTCCTGCCCGACGGCACCGTGCTCGGCGCCTCCGTGCCGCGTACGCCGGCGGTGGCGCTCGCCGCGCGGGGGCAGAGCCTGACCGCCGAGTCGGCCGACGGACGGGAGGTGGTGATCGCAGTCCAGGGCCGCCCGGACGGGACGGCGGTGATCCGTACGGTGGTCCCCCGGTCGCAGCTCACCGCCGGGGTGGCCCGGGCCTGGCTGGTGCTCGCCCTGCTCGGGGTGCTGCTGGTGCTGGTCGGGCTGGTCGTCGCCGACCGGCTGGCCCGGACCCTGGTGCGGCCGATCACCGAACTCTCCGCGGTCTCCCACCGGCTCGCCAACGCCGAACTCGACGCCCGGGTCACCCCGGCCGGGCCCGCCGAGCTGCGGGAGGTCGCCGGGGCGCTGAACCACCTGGCCGGACGGATCCAGGTGCTGCTGCGCGAGGAGCGGGAGCAGGTGGCCGACCTGTCGCACCGGCTGCGTACCCCGCTGACCGCGCTGCGGCTGGAGGCCGAGTCGCTGCGCGACCCGGACGACGCGGCCCGGCTGACCACGGCGGTGGACGGCCTGGAACGGGCGGTCACCGGTCTGATCCAGCAGGCCCGCTGGCGCAGCTCGACACGGGACGGCCGGGCCGGCTGCGACGCGGCGGCGGTGGTCGGCGAGCGGGTGGCGTTCTGGTCCGTCCTCGCCGAGGACACCGGCCGCAGGGTGGCCCTCGATCTCGCGCCCGGCCCGCTGCCGGTGGGAGTGACCGACGACGAACTGGCCGCGGCGGTGGACGCGCTGCTGGGCAACGTCTTCGCGCACACACCGGACGGCACACCGTTCACCGTCCGGCTCACCCACGAAGCGGGGCAGGTCGCGTTGACGGTGGCCGACTCCGGCCCGGGGATGCCGGCCGGAGCGGTGCGGAGGGGCGCCAGCCGGACCGGTTCGACCGGGCTGGGCCTGGACATCGCCGACCGGGCCGCCCGGGCCAGTGGCGGCCGGTTGGAGCTGCGCGGCGGGTCCGACGGGGGTGCCGTCGTGCTGCTCCGGCTCGGGCCGCCGCGACCTTAA